The region CCAGACCTCGTGTTTGCTTTCGTTAATCATTTTTCTCACCTGGCGCAGCTTGACGAGCGCTTCGGGAATGAATTTCTGCCCGCCGAAACCGGGATTCACCGACATGATGAGCACTAAATCCAGCTTGTCGAGCACATGGTTGAGATAATGCAAAGGTGTCGCAGGATTGAACACCAGCCCGGCCTTGCAGCCCTGCTCGTGGATTAAGCCGATGGTGCGGTCAATATGCTCGGACGCCTCCGGGTGGAAGGAAATGATGTTCGCGCCGGCCTTGGCGAAATCGGGAACGATGCGATCCACCGGCTTCACCATCAGATGCACGTCGATGGTGGCTTTGGTGAGCGGACGAATCGCTTCGCACACTAGCGGGCCGATGGTGAGGTTGGGCACGTAATGGTTGTCCATCACGTCGAAGTGAATCATGTCCGCGCCGGCGGCAATCACATTCACCACTTCCTCGCCGAGTTTGGCGAAGTTCGCGGAAAGTATGCTGGGAGCGATTCGATACATGGCCGCCCGTCCTGAAAATTTACTCAAAGGCGCATTTTACCTTTTATCGCTTGCGGCACATAGCCTTTTGGGCAAGGCTTGGCTTACAATAACACCATGGGCGAGAGTAAAAAGTACGAAATCACGGTCAACGCGCGCATCACTTTCATTTCAGATCAGTCCGACGTGGAAAACGGCCGCTTCGTCTTCGCCTACAACATCACCATTACCAACACCGGCAGTGTTGCCGCGCAACTCATCAGCCGGCACTGGATCATTACCGACGCGGAAAACCATGTTCAGGAAGTGCGCGGCCTGGGGGTGGTGGGCGAACAGCCGTTCCTGAAGCCCAACGAAAGCTTTGAATACACCAGCGGCACGGCGATTGCGACACCGGTGGGCACAATGAAAGGCAGCTACCAGATGGTCGCCGAGGACGGAGTGAACTTCGATGCGCCGATTCCTGAATTTGCGTTGAGCATCCCGCGCGTGCTGCATTAGACGGTTCCGGGTTCGGCGTTCAACGTCCCGATTAAACCCTGAACGCGAAACGCGGAATACGGAATCATGTCTTTACAATTCAACTACACGCTGCTCGCGCCTTTCTACGATGCTTTTATTCGCGCTGTATTTTCCGACATCCGCGCGCAAAGCCTCAAGCAGCTGCCGAGAGAAGGCGATCTCAAGATCCTAATTAACGGCATCGGTACCGGCCTTGACCTGCCTTATCTGCCGCAGAATCATCATTACGTGGGCCTGGATTTGACTGCCGCCATGTTGCGACGCGCCAAGCGGCGCGGCGGCGGCCCGAGAATGACCTGCGTTCAGGGCAACAGCTTGAAATTACCTTTTGCAAACAACATATTTGACCAGGCTGTGTTGCATCTGATTTTGGCAGTAGTGCCCGACCCAGTACAGTGCCTTAAGGAAACGGCGCGCGTGGTGAAATCCGGCGGCAGCATTTTGATACTCGACAAATTCCTGCGCAGAGGCGAACGTTCTTATCTGCGGCGCGCATTGAATCCGCTCGCCGCGCGCATCGCCACGCGGCTGGATGTAGTATTTGAAGACGTACTGGAAAATGTGCCGGGGTTGAAAGTTGAAAGCGACGTGCCGGTGCTGGCAAGCGGCTGGTTCAGAAATATCAGGCTGGTTAAAACCTGAACTATGGCTGTGCACTGAGGGTTAGCAGGGTGTTGAAAAACTCTCCTGGAGCCGCGTTTGACACGAAAAATGCTCAGATGCAAGGCGCGCGACGAAGGTCGTAGCCAGGACTACGATGCCGAGGAGCGCAACGCAGCAGATGGGCATTTTTCGTGCAAACCCGGATGGGGCGTGGCTTTCCGGGCGGTCTGCTTTGTCGCTCGCCTTGCGAATATGCAACGGCTATTCGACGCGGCTCGCTTCGCGCATCCCATCCCGGAAAGCCGACGCCGCGGCCCCATGGAGTTCTTCAACACCCTGTTAAATGCAGCAACCGGCCGGTCAGCTACCAGTAAAAACAATCCCGGCCAAGCTGACTGCTGATAGTTTATTTAACTTGCTTCAAGCGCTGCTCGACATACGCCTGCAACTCCGGATTGAGCGCGCCTGAAACCATGGCCTGCTGAAAAGCGTCCCGCGCCTCGGGCAGGCGCTGCAAAGCCTGCAGGGAAATTCCCAGCCCCATATACCACACGCCGGCGGGTTTCAGTTGCAACGCGGCTTGATATTGCTCCACCGCTTCACCATGCCGTGACTTACGCTGCAGCAGGGCGGCAAGGAAGGCGCGGTAATCCGCGTTCTGGGCGGCATGAGGCAGCGTTTTCTGCAAGGTTTCCAGGGCAGCTTGCGATTCGCCCTTCTCCACCTGGATGCGCGCGAGCATCATCGAAAATCCCGCTTGTCCGGACTCCTGATCGAGTCCTTCACGCAACAGATTTTCCGCATCATTTGCGCGCTTCTCCTGCAGCAACAAGACCGTCAGCGCCAGCCGCGCGGCGGCGTAGTTGGAGTTGAGGCGCAAGGCTTGCCGGAAACTTTCCTCCGCCACTTGAATTTTGCCCTGCTGCAAGTGCGCCAGTGCCTTGCGGTATTCATTCTCAGCCTGCTGCTGCGGCGTTTCCTGCCGCATCTGTTTGTTGATCGCCGCTACGCTCGCCGGTGCGGGTTTTGACTTGGCTTTGACGGGAGGTTCATTGGCCGGTTTGGCCGCCGGTTTATCCGGCACCAGCGGTTCAGGTTCAGGAGGAGGGTTGTTGAGTTCCAAGCTCAGGCGCGAAGCGAGTTTAAACAGAGGTTCAGCGACCACCAGATCTTCCACCACCGTTTTCTCCTCGGTTGCAAGCTTGGCCGGAGGCGCAGCGGGTACAGGTACAGGCGCGTTAGCGATGGCTGGCGTGGGCTCTTCCTCGCGAAGCACCTGCCAGGCGAAAATCCCACCCACCAGGACCAACAAGACGAGTAACACCGCCCAGCGCGGACGCATCGAGCTTAGCGTCGGGGGCAAGGCGCGGGCTTGGCTCAATACGCCATCGGGACGCGGCGCGTGCCTCTTCTCGAGATCCATCAGCATCTGGTTGATCAGGCTCATTGCAGGAACTTCCAGGCGAAGCCGCCCACCGAAATCAGCAGCATGGCAAACGCAAACCACCAGCCGGGATAGACGCTGGATTTCACCGAAGGCGTGTCGGCTGCGGCAACGCGCACGTGGTATGGCAGCACCTGGTGCTTGCCCTCGCCGTAGACCAGCAGCAACGTCTTGTGCGCAAGGATGTTGACCAGCCTGGGTATGCCACCGCTCAGCCGGTGCATCAGCCTGACCGCAGGCGCGGTGAATACGCGGCTTCCGCGACAGCCCGCAATGTTCAAGCGATGTGTCAGATAGTGGCCTAGCTCGTTCTTGGCCAGCGCGCCGAGATGATACTGAAAAGTGATGCGCTGGCGCAGTTGGCGCACCGAGGGTTGCGCGAGTTTTTTATCGAGCTCCGGCTGGCCGAACAGCACCACTTGCACCAGCTTTCTTTTTTCCGTTTCCAAGTTGGTCAAAAGCCGCAGTGCCTCCAGGCTTTCCAGAGGCATCGTCTGCGCTTCGTCCAGGCAAATCACCGCCTGTTTCCCCCGCCGCGCAAAGCCCAGCAAAGCCAGGGTCAGTGACTTGAGCAGCTGATGCTGGTCGGCGTTTTTGTCGAGAAGTACGCGCAGTTCATCGGCCAGCGCGAGCAAAAGCGAGCGCGGATCGAGGTAGGGATTGGGAATATAGGCGGAAACGCAGGAATCGCCCAACATGGCAAGAAAGCGCCGGCACAGCAGCGTCTTGCCGGTTCCCACCTCGCCGGTGATTTTCATGAAACCCTCGCCGCTTTTCACCGCAACCAGCAACGTATTGAGCGCCTCCTGGTGCGCGGTGCAGGCGAAAACGAAGCTGGTGTCGGGAGTGAGGCCGAAAGGCGGTTCGCGCAAGCCAAAGTGGGCTCGGTACATATTTCAGTTCCTGGTTCCGGGTTCAGAGTTCATGATTCCGATCATTTCAGATTATGAACTATAAACCATACTCGAAGTCATGCAGCCGCTATTTTGGAATGCTGGTGTCGCTCCTGGCTTCAGGTGCGGGACCGCGCTTCAGGCCTTGTATGCGCTCGCGCGACTCCAGGATATTCTGCTGCCAGTCCTTGTCGCTCTGAATTACCGTCGCTTTGAGCAAAATTACCAGCTCTCTTTTTTGCGAGACCTTGTTGTTCTCCCTGAACAGATTCCCGGCAACCGGGAGATCTCCCAACCCGGGAATTTGAGAGCGGTCCGTCGTTTGGGATTGCGTAATCAGCCCGCCTATGGCGACAATCTGGCCGTCCTGCGCGCGAATCACACTGTCGGTTTCCTGAATGGCGCTTCTCGGCACCGGTATGTTTATTGACCCCAAAGTTCCTCCCAGTGAAATGTTCCTTTCTACTTGCCGCACATCGCTGACTGACGGATGGATATGCAAAATAATATTGTTGTCTTCGTCAATCCGTGGCGTAACATCCAGCGCGATGCCGGAGAAAAACGACTGAAAGGTAACGGTCGGAGTGGTGGTAGTGGCGGTACCCGTGGTGGTGGTTGTGCTTACATTGGTTACAAACAACTCGTCCTGTCCGACTTTCAGCACCGCTTTCTGGTTATTCAATGTAGCAATGCGCGGGCTGGACAACACGTGTACATTACCCTGGGTTTCCAGAAAGCTGATCAGGGCGGCAAAATTGCTGGTCTGGAACGCCAGTCCAAATAGCGCGCCTGCTGCCCCTGCGGCGCTTGCAATATTGGTTCCCGGGGCTGAGATAATGGGTGTGCCGGCTATCGTGACATTGGCAAGCGATCCAGCACTCAATCCACCGGTTGGGCTGGTGGTCGTTCCGCCTGTCAAGGTACCGGTCGTGCTTAATGCTGTTCCCGGAGTAAGCTGTCCGACCGATCCCCGGCTATTGTTGGCACTCCTGAAAGCAGACCAATTGATGCCCGACTGGAACCCGTCGTTAAGCTGGACCTCAAGAATTTTAGCTTCGAGTATGACCTGCCTTTCTACACTTACCTGCGCCGCTTTAAGATAGGCGGCAACATCGCGCAATTCCGCAGGCAGTGCACGCACCACCACAACACCGGACTGCGGGCTCACCACCACGTTGCGGCCTTCCGCGTTTCCTATGATGGCAGTGAGCGCTTTGGTCAGCTCCTCCCAGAAGTCAGTACTGGACGTCGTGGTGATTTTACTGCTTTCCACTCCAACGCCTCTGCCGCCAGCGCCAGTCGTGGTCACAAAGGGAGTGACTGTCGCCCCGCCCGCGCCAGTATTGGTAATCGCGCCTGAGGAGGTCACGCGAATTTCGGAACTGCCCTTGCGCTGGCCTTCAAGGTAATTCACCTGAAACACGCGCGTCTGCAGGGTCAATGACTGGATAAAAATCCGCGTGCCGTCCACTTTGTACTCATAGCCGTAGAGCTCGCGTATGGCATCCAGCGCCTCGAATACGGTAACGTCTTTGAGACTGACCGAAATGGGCTCTCTGACTCCGGGATGCACCAGCATGCTGTAAGGGGTGTCGGAAACCACCGCGAGGAACACTTGATTGGCGGGCGCGTTGTTCACCACCAGATCAAACCGCGTCTCGGCGGCCTGGCCCTCGGGTTTCGGCAGCTCCACCGTGAGCGGAGGAAGTAAAGCCCTGCTCACCGCCTCGGGCTGCGCGGGTTCGGGCCTTTTTTCAACAGCTTTGTCGAGCTCGGCATTGATCTGATCGGCGGTCGTATCGTAACGCGCCGTATGGGTAGCACACCCTGTCAGGCCCACCATCAACAAGATTAGGAACATTCTTCTCATATCATTCCGCCCCGTGGCTTACGCCACCGCGGCGGGTTTTCTTTTCCGTCACCGCGCCGGCGTGGTCGGTCTTCTTCTCGACTTCCGGAAAAAGTCGCAGCGTCTGCAGATTGCCGCCGTGATTCAGCACCACCTCGCTTTCGCTGATCCGTATCACTGTCGCTGCGCCGTACTTCCCGCCCAGCCTGACGGTCTCTCCGCTGATGATCGCAGTTTTACGCCCAGGCGATATCAGCACCGATTGCAGCACCGGACCGCTCGACGCGACGGCGGCCCCAAGCGTCAGTGCTCCGGGGGGCGGCCGCGTGGGATCCGGCAAATTTTCAGCGCAAACGGATTGCGCCATTACCGCAATCACCAACGCGCAAGCGCTGCGTCGCAGAGGCAATGAGTCGTGTCGCCATGTTGTATAACTTTTTCTCGTTTTCCACCCTATCATTTCACACCACCAGCCATGCCCTGTCCAAACTCAAAGTATAAAGCGTCAGCGTCAGCCTGGAGATGGGATACTCCTCCACGTTCAACGCCGCCTTGCCCCAGAACATCTGCGACGGCAGCTTTTCCAACTGCGCTACATAATCCAAAAGATCCAGATACCTGCCGGCGACGGTGATCTCGACGCCGTGCATGAATATTTGCCGGTCGGTCTGCTCCTGCTTCCCGGTGATCGTGCTTACCGGCAGCGTTTCCAGCGACATGAGCTGCAGCCTGGCGTTGCGGTTCAACATGTCTTCCACTAGCCCGGCCATTTTGTCCGGCGGGATCAGGTGCTGCTGCTTGCCCTGCAGGAACGCCTCGAGCTGCGCTAGCTGCCGCCCAAGCGATTCGAGCTTGGCGCGGTTCACCGCATCCGGATCGGTCGAACGTGCCTCCACCATCGCCTGAATCTGCGCCTGAATTCCTCGGATCTGATTCTGCTGCTGGATGATTTGCTGGGACAGCAGTTTCTGCCCGGTGAGCAGCGGGTCAAGAAACGCGGTGTTGATAAGCGTCACCAAAATGAGCGCCGCCATGGCGAAAATCAGCGCCCGCTGGCGCAGGCTCATGTCATCGATCTTGTTCGCCAGCTTTTTCCAGTCGAACTTCATTTGGTTTTTTCCGGCTCCACCGATTGCAGGTTGAATTCGAGATAGCCGGCTCGCGCCACCGGCTTAGTCCCGCTTTTCTGTTGCGGCCGGTTGATCTGCAAAAACGCGAATTGCCGTCCCTTCATTACCGGCTCGCGGTTGAGCCGCTGCACGTAAAGAGGCACCAGTTCCGGGCGCAGCACCCCGCCCTTCAGCACCATTTCGTTGCCAGCGCCGCTGATGCTGAAGCCCGTCAGCCACCAGCCTTGAATCGATTGCCGGGCAATCGCGCGCATATATTCCGAATAGCCGTCGGTATTGCCGATCACGCCGTTTTTGATCGCCGCCACGACCTCCTGGCGCGACTGGACCTGTGCTTCCAGCTTTTTGATTTGCTCGTCAAGCGCGGCGCTTTTTTGCGCCGGGGAAAATTCGCTGCTGAATTTCGTAAGCCGAGCCTGCTCGTTTACAGATTGCTTCTCGGTGTCAGCAGCCTGCGTGCTCAACGAGCGGGTCTCAAACAGCAAATACCCATAGAACAAAAGCGAGCCAAGCAAAATCAGCCCCAGCGCCTGCAGCATGGTCATCGCGGAGAAATACTTTTTCTGCTTCAGAAAAATCGGGCTGAATAGGTTGATCTGCTGGCTCACAGCGTTTTTACCTCGTGGCGCAGCGCGGCCCCTAGCGCGTAAAACAAGCGCGCCTGCTCAGCCGCATCTTTGAGCGCGGGAGCGGGACCGCAATCAATTATCTGGGAGAGGTTGAGTGCCTCCACCGTGACATCGAGCTTTGCGGCAAGCTTCTCCTGCAAACCCGTCTCCTCGGGCAGGGGCGCAAGAAGCAGCTTGTCCAGCGTGATGTGGCTGTCTCCAGCGCGCCGAGTACGCCGACCCCAGCTTTGGTCGAAATAATCGAAAGAGCGCTGCAATTCCAACACCAGGCGCTCGAGGTTTCGCTCGCGCAAGGCATTATCGGCATCGCTGAGCTGGCCGAAGGCGACATCTATGCGCCTAGACAAATAAAGCTCACCGCCGTGGGTGAAGGTAAGCAAGCCACTAGCGTCGTCGAAGGAAAGCATGGCAAGACCCTTGCCTTCGTGCTCGCACAGCGCCGCGATGTTGCGCTGGGCCATTTCCGGAATGTCCACCACTGAAAGCGGAATCCCCGCCTCTTCGAAAAGCGATACGCGTTTTTGAATCACGCCGTTCGGCGCGGCAACCGCATATATCGGATGGCTGCGCGAGTCCGTATGTTTATGTTTGTCAGTGGGTATGCCAAGGACGTCCACCATCGCGTCGTCAACGTGGTAATTGAGCATGTCCTTGATGCGCCAGCGAATCGCGGCCTTGAGCTCCTCCCGCGGCACGCTTGGCGCCTCGACCTGCAGCATCTGATACTCGTCGGCGCCGAGCAAAGTCGTGCAGCTGTATTGCTCGAGGCGCTTTTCCTTCCTCAATTTTTCCAGCGCCACGGAGTCGGCCGCGTCCAAGGGATGAAACTCGCAACACAAAACGAGCGGCTTGTCGGAAACGGTGCGAAAGATGTGTGCAAGATTCACCCCTCGCCGGTTGATTTCCAGCGCGAACCAACCCGGTTCTTGTCTCATTTTACTAAAAAACCTCATTCGCCGTCGCCCCGAAGCAAATGTTGGTTTGAAGTTACATCAATAATCACTCAAGTATTGCGGTCAATAACGTTCTCCTTGGGTAGCCGGTCGGTTCGGCCGCTTGTCGGCTAAACCGGCTCTATCCGGTCACACCTGTGCTTAATCATCATGGTTCCGCCTTCTCGGATCTTCATTTTTTTGCATCTTGCCAGACAGCCGTAGAAACCACAATACATGGTATCCCGGCCGGCCGGAAGTGACTAATTGTAGTGCGCCGCTTGTAAATAGGCAATGCCTCTCAAAAGGGCGCCAAAGCGGCAATCTCCCCAAGTCCTAAACGGGGTGAGTCAGGTTTGCTTTTCTGGGATGACGGGCAATTTTGGTGACCCCTGCCGAAGTTGCAATATATGAAGTGAAGCGAACAGCGGCTTGCGGTTTTTCAATCTTCTTGCTGAACGCATCGGCTGCAAATTCAGCATCCCGCTTATCTACAAGACGGCTGGAGGGTTAGTTTGGTAGCGGCGCGGAAGCGGTACTGTAAATCTCGCCACAACCAAGTATGTGGCTAAATTTAGGCGTGCTCCTCGGTTAGGTTACCCATGCCGCAATCATCACTACGGGTAGATCTCCCGCCGGTCGATGAGATTGACCACATTGGTAAATTGCACCCCAAACCAGGCCACCGTGGGTTGAGTAACGAGATTACCCGTCCGAGTCAATTGCAGATTGGTGGTTGAGGTAAATGCATCCGCCCAAGACGTGTCACCGAGGTCATTAGTCATCGTCGTGCTCGCCGGATTGTCGCTCACCGAAAGAATAGGGGCACTTCTGTTGATCATTATGGCAGGGGAAAGAGTGACGTTCATGGTCGCGGTTCCCGTTGCTGGCGCTGTGATATTGGTCGGGGCGCGCTTCTCTCCCGATCCGCCGCCAGCCCCTGCGCATCGGGCGCTTGCAGCGAGTGAAATTCGCGGTGTAGTGGGTGAAATTCGCAACGCAGTACTTCAGGCCGCCCCGCGGCGATACGCCTGCGCGAAATTCACCCCTTTGCCCGTCGCACACAAG is a window of Burkholderiales bacterium DNA encoding:
- the rpe gene encoding ribulose-phosphate 3-epimerase, which encodes MYRIAPSILSANFAKLGEEVVNVIAAGADMIHFDVMDNHYVPNLTIGPLVCEAIRPLTKATIDVHLMVKPVDRIVPDFAKAGANIISFHPEASEHIDRTIGLIHEQGCKAGLVFNPATPLHYLNHVLDKLDLVLIMSVNPGFGGQKFIPEALVKLRQVRKMINESKHEVWLEVDGGVKTDNIAEIARAGADTFVAGSAIYGTKDYKATIAAMRAALAKV
- the apaG gene encoding Co2+/Mg2+ efflux protein ApaG, translated to MGESKKYEITVNARITFISDQSDVENGRFVFAYNITITNTGSVAAQLISRHWIITDAENHVQEVRGLGVVGEQPFLKPNESFEYTSGTAIATPVGTMKGSYQMVAEDGVNFDAPIPEFALSIPRVLH
- a CDS encoding class I SAM-dependent methyltransferase, with product MSLQFNYTLLAPFYDAFIRAVFSDIRAQSLKQLPREGDLKILINGIGTGLDLPYLPQNHHYVGLDLTAAMLRRAKRRGGGPRMTCVQGNSLKLPFANNIFDQAVLHLILAVVPDPVQCLKETARVVKSGGSILILDKFLRRGERSYLRRALNPLAARIATRLDVVFEDVLENVPGLKVESDVPVLASGWFRNIRLVKT
- a CDS encoding tetratricopeptide repeat protein yields the protein MSLINQMLMDLEKRHAPRPDGVLSQARALPPTLSSMRPRWAVLLVLLVLVGGIFAWQVLREEEPTPAIANAPVPVPAAPPAKLATEEKTVVEDLVVAEPLFKLASRLSLELNNPPPEPEPLVPDKPAAKPANEPPVKAKSKPAPASVAAINKQMRQETPQQQAENEYRKALAHLQQGKIQVAEESFRQALRLNSNYAAARLALTVLLLQEKRANDAENLLREGLDQESGQAGFSMMLARIQVEKGESQAALETLQKTLPHAAQNADYRAFLAALLQRKSRHGEAVEQYQAALQLKPAGVWYMGLGISLQALQRLPEARDAFQQAMVSGALNPELQAYVEQRLKQVK
- a CDS encoding AAA family ATPase — encoded protein: MYRAHFGLREPPFGLTPDTSFVFACTAHQEALNTLLVAVKSGEGFMKITGEVGTGKTLLCRRFLAMLGDSCVSAYIPNPYLDPRSLLLALADELRVLLDKNADQHQLLKSLTLALLGFARRGKQAVICLDEAQTMPLESLEALRLLTNLETEKRKLVQVVLFGQPELDKKLAQPSVRQLRQRITFQYHLGALAKNELGHYLTHRLNIAGCRGSRVFTAPAVRLMHRLSGGIPRLVNILAHKTLLLVYGEGKHQVLPYHVRVAAADTPSVKSSVYPGWWFAFAMLLISVGGFAWKFLQ
- the mshL gene encoding pilus (MSHA type) biogenesis protein MshL, with translation MRRMFLILLMVGLTGCATHTARYDTTADQINAELDKAVEKRPEPAQPEAVSRALLPPLTVELPKPEGQAAETRFDLVVNNAPANQVFLAVVSDTPYSMLVHPGVREPISVSLKDVTVFEALDAIRELYGYEYKVDGTRIFIQSLTLQTRVFQVNYLEGQRKGSSEIRVTSSGAITNTGAGGATVTPFVTTTGAGGRGVGVESSKITTTSSTDFWEELTKALTAIIGNAEGRNVVVSPQSGVVVVRALPAELRDVAAYLKAAQVSVERQVILEAKILEVQLNDGFQSGINWSAFRSANNSRGSVGQLTPGTALSTTGTLTGGTTTSPTGGLSAGSLANVTIAGTPIISAPGTNIASAAGAAGALFGLAFQTSNFAALISFLETQGNVHVLSSPRIATLNNQKAVLKVGQDELFVTNVSTTTTTGTATTTTPTVTFQSFFSGIALDVTPRIDEDNNIILHIHPSVSDVRQVERNISLGGTLGSINIPVPRSAIQETDSVIRAQDGQIVAIGGLITQSQTTDRSQIPGLGDLPVAGNLFRENNKVSQKRELVILLKATVIQSDKDWQQNILESRERIQGLKRGPAPEARSDTSIPK
- a CDS encoding MSHA biogenesis protein MshK produces the protein MAQSVCAENLPDPTRPPPGALTLGAAVASSGPVLQSVLISPGRKTAIISGETVRLGGKYGAATVIRISESEVVLNHGGNLQTLRLFPEVEKKTDHAGAVTEKKTRRGGVSHGAE
- a CDS encoding MSHA biogenesis protein MshJ, coding for MKFDWKKLANKIDDMSLRQRALIFAMAALILVTLINTAFLDPLLTGQKLLSQQIIQQQNQIRGIQAQIQAMVEARSTDPDAVNRAKLESLGRQLAQLEAFLQGKQQHLIPPDKMAGLVEDMLNRNARLQLMSLETLPVSTITGKQEQTDRQIFMHGVEITVAGRYLDLLDYVAQLEKLPSQMFWGKAALNVEEYPISRLTLTLYTLSLDRAWLVV
- a CDS encoding MSHA biogenesis protein MshI, which codes for MSQQINLFSPIFLKQKKYFSAMTMLQALGLILLGSLLFYGYLLFETRSLSTQAADTEKQSVNEQARLTKFSSEFSPAQKSAALDEQIKKLEAQVQSRQEVVAAIKNGVIGNTDGYSEYMRAIARQSIQGWWLTGFSISGAGNEMVLKGGVLRPELVPLYVQRLNREPVMKGRQFAFLQINRPQQKSGTKPVARAGYLEFNLQSVEPEKTK
- a CDS encoding agglutinin biogenesis protein MshI, which codes for MRQEPGWFALEINRRGVNLAHIFRTVSDKPLVLCCEFHPLDAADSVALEKLRKEKRLEQYSCTTLLGADEYQMLQVEAPSVPREELKAAIRWRIKDMLNYHVDDAMVDVLGIPTDKHKHTDSRSHPIYAVAAPNGVIQKRVSLFEEAGIPLSVVDIPEMAQRNIAALCEHEGKGLAMLSFDDASGLLTFTHGGELYLSRRIDVAFGQLSDADNALRERNLERLVLELQRSFDYFDQSWGRRTRRAGDSHITLDKLLLAPLPEETGLQEKLAAKLDVTVEALNLSQIIDCGPAPALKDAAEQARLFYALGAALRHEVKTL